The following are encoded together in the Theileria orientalis strain Shintoku DNA, chromosome 1, complete genome genome:
- a CDS encoding uncharacterized protein (WD40 repeat-like domain containing protein), whose amino-acid sequence MDEFEGIPYTQCIGIDRLCNDYSSTLVPYLLRGKYLRRRKKVHHKDVPSELRNVMPVCFYAKLPNQYNGVCSHLVHSATNRNKFPNISLKWFPNGRMLLAGTQGGKFIMWNGITFQFDDIKRFPVGTGSVTCFEWSPFGDFLVAGDEYGKLALLSPALSLLNTNLYEGMNNSILDLSLSPNGSKFVACSDTYSPHIFDVQTSALEGMLVAENIGSTSITCLQWNPFKNLVVTGSRTNIITLWDAKNRGQITSIYAHKSPLHKILWNPNGVTFLTTALDGLVKLWDVRILKPLLMYRVTSTNQEDSIYMSNVNNINVLKTTKAVTIVTAMSWNPVQTNVFAVGDNKSRLFHFTTDFTDPVSTVNLQETEDKYTTTTSMDFHPFGHLLATCSDDKYVRFWSRSMPGGHNRLSTEDAHFLELDNIKYSPFTRFKFKSQIDLTKIPSMKNIEK is encoded by the exons atGGATGAATTTGAAGGGATACCGTACACTCAGTGCATAGGAATAGACAGACTGTGTAACGATTATTCGTCGACACTGGTGCCGTACCTGCTGAGAGGAAAGTACctgaggaggaggaagaaggtaCACCATAAGGACGTGCCGTCGGAGCTGAGAAACGTTATGCCAGTGTGCTTCTACGCGAAGCTGCCGAACCAATACAACGGAGTGTGCAGCCACCTGGTACACTCAGCAACAAATCGCAACAAGTTTCCGAACATTTCACTCAAG TGGTTTCCGAATGGAAGAATGCTATTGGCAGGAACACAAGGAGGGAAGTTTATAATGTGGAACGGGATAACGTTCCAATTTGATGACATAAAGCGTTTCCCA GTGGGAACGGGAAGTGTAACATGTTTTGAATGGTCGCCGTTCGGTGATTTTTTAGTGGCGGGAGATGAGTACGGGAAGTTGGCACTGCTGTCGCCAGCACTGTCGCTGCTGAATACGAATTTGTATGAAG gAATGAATAACAGCATATTGGACTTGAGCCTCTCGCCGAACGGAAGCAAGTTCGTAGCATGCTCGGACACGTATTCGCCGCACATATTCGACGTGCAAACGTCAGCGTTGGAAGGAATGCTGGTGGCAGAAAACATAGGGTCGACGTCAATAACATGTCTGCAGTGGAACCCGTTCAAAAACCTGGTGGTAACAGGAAGTAGAACGAACATCATCACGCTCTGGGACGCGAAAAACAGAGGACAAATCACGTCAATCTACGCACACAAGTCGCCACTGCACAAAATACTGTGGAACCCAAACGGAGTGACGTTCCTGACGACAGCACTGGACGGACTGGTGAAGCTGTGGGACGTGAGAATACTGAAGCCACTGCTGATGTACAGAGTGACGAGCACGAACCAGGAAGACTCAATATACATGAGTAACgtcaacaacatcaacgtgCTGAAAACCACGAAGGCAGTGACAATAGTGACGGCAATGAGCTGGAACCCAGTGCAGACGAACGTGTTCGCAGTGGGAGATAACAAGTCGAGGCTGTTCCACTTCACAACAGACTTTACAGACCCAGTGTCGACAGTTAACCTGCAGGAAACGGAAGACAAGTACACGACGACGACGTCGATGGACTTCCACCCCTTCGGACACCTGCTGGCGACGTGCTCGGACGACAAGTACGTGAGGTTCTGGAGCAGAAGCATGCCAGGAGGACACAACAGACTCAGCACGGAGGACGCACACTTCCTGGAGCTGGACAACATCAAGTACAGCCCGTTCACAAGGTTCAAGTTCAAGTCGCAAATAGACCTCACGAAAATACCGTCCATGAAAAACATagaaaagtaa
- a CDS encoding vacuolar sorting protein, producing the protein MENWLQIGERNVRREVWQCSLIKGGPEEIKAIAPLGCMIAIVSNEIGPFQTEEESVKCVLKIYNGNCALVTSVKWYVRFDSILALHWTDGLELAAVFTNGCVRVYSPHGELLRSFYLNSYGPTSSNRMEKNLIQHKAWADGLVLVNMENQKMYIQRGFESQNSWLLDLGEYALSITALGVVPSESWSEVLVIMSTFQGTSYAKMDHLMKCTTYENVSNYLMEINPCTYTHISSSPYHYSDVSKRFNCKEGDEEAPENEYREKRRYVGMGNSEEGLLTSLCIAEESVKILWEIKMEEFNNIYTMSEGILAVTFNTASRNEAARRGSSKEATPSVNGEVNEGLSKGERSEKKESNILRLIYNAIHTINIRNYVIEILSDIGGGIRVYTRSKIEYMEVVTTASELALSNERGDVTNNLLKTFEMFKKGHEKSSEALYSIRDKLSRASKICLEASKDQWDFETALLLIEFSIFSSSLSPVNGKGGLDNERNGVSTLVSESSGIGDANEVRGHREYEKEHIIIISYLRLCKDLVNYNIFTNIRQLHFFGLSRLIGLLTNLKLYLLSIRICEFFRVNPTRVLLGWITTRIKLGTHLTDSELFSLITTRLEKYLGTILSYSKVAQVVFKQGREVLALSFIEKEKCTHKQFKVLMRWNELSRAAKVANESGDPALVNYIILKTTNKNDISNVVTLSKNHSLIRNMFIQQLHLSANEKTLQVFYERNNNVFEAGLNSIEIYNSLAASRESPGEREGRPKEGALRSASEEDLVKEMKYSLNYSNGYFGNKSTGDAAFWYEAVNNEMLLLEHQAALERSHEALKSARLVGRSVMETLFELYKLNLGKEAEALASLFKLPSSQTRCTKIAALYEAHNVQELVALVHDKQLAGTYIRSNKTYFHLLLQTLVSLGASNQVDAMLQAMKPAQQSYWRAFINQQGGAS; encoded by the exons ATGGAAAACTGGCTTCAAATAGGAGAAAGGAACGTGAGAAGGGAAGTGTGGCAGTGCTCACTGATCAAGGGCGGCCCTGAGGAAATTAAGGCAATCGCGCCGCTGGGATGCATGATAGCAATAGTGTCGAACGAGATAGGACCTTTTCAGACTGAGGAGGAGAGCGTGAAGTGCGTGCTGAAGATATACAACGGGAACTGCGCGTTGGTGACCTCAGTGAAGTGGTACGTGAGATTCGACAGCATCCTGGCACTGCACTGGACCGACGGCCTGGAGCTGGCAGCAGTCTTCACGAACGGATGCGTGAGAGTGTACTCGCCGCACGGAGAGCTGCTGAGGTCGTTCTACCTAAACTCGTACGGGCCGACGAGCAGTAACAGAATGGAGAAGAACCTGATACAACACAAGGCGTGGGCGGACGGACTGGTGCTGGTAAACATGGAAAACCAGAAGATGTACATACAGAGAGGGTTCGAGTCACAGAACAGCTGGCTGCTGGACCTGGGAGAGTACGCACTGTCAATCACGGCGCTGGGAGTGGTGCCGAGCGAGAGCTGGAGCGAAGTGCTGGTGATCATGTCGACGTTTCAGGGAACGAGCTACGCAAAGATGGACCACCTGATGAAGTGCACGACGTACGAGAACGTGAGCAACTACCTGATGGAAATAAATCCGTGCacgtacacacacatatcaAGTTCGCCATACCACTACAGTGACGTAAGCAAGAGATTTAATTGCAAAGAAGGAGACGAAGAAGCTCCAGAAAACGAATACAGGGAGAAGAGGCGCTACGTAGGCATGGGAAACAGCGAAGAAGGGCTTCTTACGAGTCTGTGCATAGCAGAAGAGAGCGTGAAAATACTGTGGGAGATAAAGATGGAGGAGTTCAACAACATATACACAATGTCGGAAGGAATACTGGCAGTGACGTTTAACACAGCAAGTAGGAACGAAGCGGcgagaagaggaagcagCAAAGAAGCGACGCCAAGCGTAAACGGCGAAGTTAACGAGGGGCTTTCGAAGGGAGAAAGAAgcgagaagaaggaaagtAACATCCTGAGACTAATATACAACGCAATACACACGATCAACATACGCAACTACGTAATAGAGATACTGAGCGACATAGGAGGAGGAATCAGAGTGTACACAAGAAGTAAAATCGAGTACATGGAAGTGGTGACAACAGCAAGTGAGTTGGCACTGTCGAACGAGAGAGGAGACGTGACGAacaacctgctgaagacgtttgaaatgtttaaaaaggGGCACGAAAAGTCGTCAGAGGCACTGTACTCAATAAGAGATAAGCTGAGCAGAGCGAGTAAAATATGCCTAGAGGCGTCGAAGGACCAGTGGGACTTTGAAACGGCACTGCTGCTGATAGAGTTCTCGATATTCTCATCGTCGCTGTCGCCAGTCAACGGCAAAGGAGGCCTAGATAACGAAAGAAACGGAGTGAGCACACTGGTGTCGGAGTCGAGTGGAATAGGAGAC GCGAATGAAGTGAGAGGACACAGAGAGTACGAAAAGGAGCACATCATAATAATAAGTTACCTGAGGCTGTGCAAGGACCTGGTCAACTATAACATATTCACAAACATAAGACAGCTGCATTTCTTCGGACTGAGTAGACTAATAGGGCTCCTGAcgaacctgaagctgtacctgctgagcaTACGGATCTGCGAGTTCTTCAGAGTTAACCCGACGAGAGTGCTACTCGGCTGGATCACGACGAGAATTAAGCTGGGCACGCACCTGACGGACTCGGAGCTGTTCAGCCTTATCACGACGAGGCTGGAAAAGTACCTGGGCACAATACTGTCATACTCGAAGGTGGCACAGGTGGTCTTCAAGCAGGGAAGAGAGGTGCTGGCGCTCTCGTTcatagaaaaggaaaagtgCACGCACAAGCAGTTCAAGGTGCTGATGAGGTGGAACGAGCTGAGCAGAGCGGCGAAGGTGGCGAACGAGTCAGGAGACCCTGCGCTGGTCAACTACATCATACTGAAGACGACGAACAAAAACGACATTTCGAACGTGGTCACGCTCTCGAAGAACCACAGCCTGATAAGGAACATGTTCATACAGCAGCTGCACCTGAGCGCGAACGAGAAGACGCTGCAGGTCTTCTACGAAAGAAACAACAACGTCTTCGAAGCAGGGCTCAACAGCATAGAGATCTACAACAGCCTGGCCGCGAGCAGAGAGTCGCCGGGCGAGAGAGAGGGCAGGCCAAAGGAGGGCGCGCTGAGGAGCGCCAgcgaggaggacctggtCAAGGAGATGAAGTACAGCCTCAACTACAGCAACGGCTACTTCGGAAACAAGAGCACGGGCGACGCGGCCTTCTGGTACGAGGCAGTGAACAACGAGATGCTCCTGCTGGAGCACCAGGCGGCCCTGGAGAGGTCGCACGAGGCCCTCAAGTCGGCGAGGCTCGTGGGCAGGAGCGTGATGGAGACGCTCTTCGAGCTCTACAAGCTGAACCTGGGGAAGGAGGCCGAGGCGCTCGCGAGCCTCTTCAAGCTCCCGTCCAGCCAGACGCGGTGCACGAAGATAGCCGCGCTCTACGAGGCGCACAACGTGCAGGAGCTCGTGGCCCTCGTGCATGACAAGCAGCTGGCGGGCACGTACATCAGGAGCAACAAGACCTACTTCCACCTCCTTCTGCAGACTCTGGTGAGTCTGGGCGCGAGCAACCAGGTGGACGCGATGCTGCAGGCGATGAAGCCTGCGCAGCAGAGCTACTGGCGCGCCTTCATAAACCAGCAGGGCGGCGCTAGCTAG
- a CDS encoding metalloprotease/cell division cycle protein, with translation MFNNSDNKVPVVANSRYAGHGFTEEGANNDSRGDETVHAHQVYQYYDSNNETFGYSTGTGELERLLSPSDAANLSYYPDDNASKMNKLSQLYRRSFGFSAPYDTANTPQLADSAASNTYPADFNFRYNTTPQYASNFVRNVQHKGSEMLTSLFHTIKSIFINALGMALGVFLTMLFVSLLYYIFIDDNKINKFKNDYKKKSAPPAPKPEVKKTAPPPPKPELVFEPVYFKDVLGIDEAKEDIMEVVKFIKKPYLYKKVGAKVPKGILLVGAPGTGKTMLAKAVATVIENQCKRVTNALETGIPFIYTSGPEFIEIYVGQGAQRIRALFQKARSLAPCIIFIDEIDAVGGKRASGSFSGQNREHDQTLNQLLVEMDGFNVSSGITILAATNRMNILDKALLRPGRFDRVVHIPLPSIKGREQILNHYLQKVNYDKNNINVKDLAKITPGYSGADLKNLINEAALITVKQDRTTVGLSDLYEARDKIIMGNKRNLLMPDMERRMTAYHEAGHALVAYYLYPNTDPIHKATIITRGTALGFVEQLPNDEYDKSSYKLIEMKSRLAVCMAGRLAEKLVFGYDNMTSGASSDIIVATDLAYKMITQYGMSDKLASLNFHNLNTLNSKLSSELNVKIENEIIKLVKEAERLAESILRTHRKQLELLASELLKHETLTGDQIATLIKTNKALELEPRPVAEGNHGVVDESTPDGAVDSAKGPGNNTDSTTTHDSGGSATSNTDNSSDNTHSDDTPTADGSSVDDTDLDKK, from the exons ATGTTTAACAATTCAGATAACAAAGTTCCCGTTGTGGCCAACTCCAGGTACGCTGGTCACGGGTTTACTGAGGAAGGCGCCAATAACGATTCTCGCGGCGATGAAACGGTTCATGCTCATCAAGTCTATCAGTATTATGATTCGAACAATGAAACTTTTGGCTATTCCACTGGAACCGGTGAGCTTGAGAGACTATTGAGTCCTTCCGACGCAGCCAACCTCTCCTATTACCCAGATGACAATGCTTCGAAGATGAACAAGCTGAGTCAGCTCTACAGGAGGAGTTTTGGCTTCTCGGCGCCCTACGATACCGCAAATACACCTCAGCTCGCAGATTCCGCTGCATCAAACACATACCCGGCAGACTTCAACTTTCGGTATAACACAACTCCTCAGTACGCTTCAAATTTCGTGAGGAATGTTCAGCACAAGGGATCTGAAATGTTAACGTCCCTTTTCCACACCATTAAATCGATCTTTATCAATGCCCTGGGCATGGCCCTGGGAGTGTTTTTGACCATGTTGTTTGTATCACTACTCTACTATATATTCATTGACgacaataaaattaataagtttaaaaacgacTATAAGAAGAAAAGTGCGCCTCCAGCTCCAAAACCTGAAGTTAAGAAGACGGCGCCTCCGCCTCCTAAACCGGAATTGGTGTTTGAGCCAGTGTATTTTAAGGATGTTTTGGGGATCGATGAGGCGAAAGAGGACATAATGGAGGtggttaaatttataaagaaGCCTTACCTGTATAAAAAGGTTGGAGCAAAGGTGCCGAAGGGGATTCTACTCGTAGGTGCGCCCGGGACCGGTAAGACAATGCTTGCGAAAGCAGTAGCCACag TGATTGAAAATCAGTGCAAACGAGTAACAAACGCTTTAGAAACCGGAATACcgtttatatacacaagtGGGCCTGAATTTATTGAGATTTACGTTGGCCAGGGAGCACAGAGGATACGGGCGCTGTTTCAGAAGGCGAGGTCGCTGGCGCCATGCATAATATTCATCGACGAAATAGACGCAGTGGGAGGGAAGAGAGCAAGCGGATCATTTAGCGGACAGAACAGAGAGCACGATCAGACGCTGAACCAACTGTTGGTGGAGATGGACGGGTTCAACGTGTCGAGTGGAATCACAATACTCGCAGCAACTAACAGAATGAACATACTGGACAAGGCGCTCCTGAGGCCAGGAAGGTTCGACAGAGTAGTGCACATTCCGCTTCCGAGCATCAAGGGGCGCGAGCAGATACTGAACCACTACCTCCAGAAAGTCAACTACGACAAGAATAACATAAACGTCAAGGACCTCGCAAAAATCACACCCGGCTACTCAGGAGCcgacctgaagaacctAATCAACGAAGCGGCGCTGATAACAGTTAAACAAG ATCGAACGACAGTTGGATTGAGTGACTTGTACGAAGCGAGGGATAAGATAATCATGGGCAACAAGAGGAACCTGCTGATGCCGGACATGGAAAGGAGGATGACGGCGTACCACGAGGCTGGCCACGCGCTGGTGGCCTACTACCTCTACCCGAACACGGACCCGATCCACAAGGCGACCATCATCACGAGGGGCACGGCGCTGGGCTTCGTGGAGCAGCTGCCCAACGACGAGTACGACAAGAGCAGCTACAAGCTGATCGAGATGAAGTCGCGCCTGGCGGTGTGCATGGCGGGGAGGCTGGCTGAGAAGTTGGTCTTCGGCTACGACAACATGACCTCGGGCGCCTCCTCCGACATCATCGTGGCCACGGACCTGGCCTACAAGATGATAACGCAGTACGGCATGTCGGACAAGCTCGCCTCGCTCAACTTCCACAACCTGAACACGCTGAACAGTAAGCTCAGCAGCGAACTGAACGTCAAAATAGAGAACGAGATCATCAAGCTCGTGAAGGAGGCTGAGCGCCTGGCCGAGTCGATTCTGAGGACGCATCGCAAGCAGTTGGAGCTGCTGGCCAGTGAGCTGCTCAAGCACGAGACGCTGACGGGGGACCAGATTGCAACGCTCATAAAGACGAACAAGGCTCTGGAGTTGGAGCCACGGCCCGTTGCGGAGGGTAACCACGGCGTCGTCGACGAAAGCACCCCTGATGGTGCTGTCGACAGCGCCAAGGGCCCTGGCAACAATACTGACAGTACCA CCACCCATGACAGCGGTGGCTCTGCCACTAGTAACACTGACAACTCTTCAGACAACACACACAGTGACGACACACCCACGGCCGATGGCAGTTCTGTCGATGATACAGACTTGGACAAAAAGTAA
- a CDS encoding DNA topoisomerase 2: MILRFRGSIWNNYKLTWLCTLVLLCNIIKVSSGYILNHNGIIRNSAINISNPCDSNIWQKCKNKYNNFYLKNASNDLTQTSSYITDDNEDKLSEKLPESSSSYSSDDIIILEGLNAVRKRPGMYIGNTGERGVHQLLYEVLDNSVDEYLAGFCNRICVSLLKDGSVEISDNGRGIPCDTSPKTGKSGLETVLTILHSGGKFQDILNDNLSSSVIDTPNKNGRENLKEHEKKIYEYSSGLHGVGLSVVNALSEFLFVDVYKGDKRYHIELSKGHITKPLAEYPLNQSEDKSLAPNKDTNAKNGINGKKYGTKIRFLPDYQNIFKTHHQHIKGNSDAGNQCLGCTNGFQLELIKTRVKELSYLNPGLFFELVDYRIKGDNGYFKETYHNNGGTRAFLSELTKDNTPLYKPIQIITIKGNYLGVNLEVSFSWSMESYTAMIKAYANNVSTLAGTHIDGFKTSITRSVNGLLKKYGYFKGSIKPLNGEFIREGMTAVISVRLSGAEFDGQTKTKLGNAIVKTAVEKITNEQLTKILDENKELLIAIHNKSQAAKKAFDAAKTAKELVRQKSSSLISNISGKLTECSSNDIENNELFIVEGESAAGNAKQARNRQFQAVLPLKGKILNIEKITDNNKVLENQQIQLLLDTIGITVNPITWREKPSVISAPVHSNSLLGMKRLRYGKIILLTDADVDGSHLKSLLLCLLYRLCPSLYLEGRVYVAAPPLYRITNLKNKKYIYSWSPEHLLQVIDQLNANSDPDGFDDKSPKEVELKDELRSTDVVQIDAVNPNFEGSLNPNAGDSDHDFNRRLSRRNKRYVIQRFKGLGEMMARQLWETTMDPKTRILKRIVVSHQYEISAIIKMLMGSDVESRKQYIFNNADAFQLHDLDI, translated from the exons ATGATTCTAAGATTCCGTGGTTCAATTTGGAATaactataaattaacatgGCTATGCACATTGGTATTGCtttgtaacataattaaaGTGTCATCCGGATACATCTTAAATCATAATGGAATCATTAGAAACAGCGCAATAAATATATCGAATCCATGTGATTCGAATATTTGGCAGAAATGtaagaataaatataataatttttatttgaagAACGCCTCTAATGATTTAACACAAACATCTAGTTACATTACTGACGATAATGAAGATAAACTGTCTGAAAAATTGCCTGAGTCTAGCAGTAGTTACAGCAGTGACGATATCATAATTTTGGAAGGCCTGAATGCAGTCAGAAAGAGACCCGGAATGTACATCGGTAACACAGGAGAACGAGGAGTTCACCAGCTGCTTTACGAGGTTCTAGATAACTCAGTTGATGAGTACCTGGCAGGGTTTTGTAACAGGATATGTGTGAGTCTCCTGAAAGACGGGTCAGTGGAAATATCGGATAATGGGCGCGGCATACCGTGCGATACATCGCCAAAAACAGGAAAATCAGGTTTAGAAACCGTACTGACGATTTTGCATTCCGGAGGAAAGTTTCAAGATATTTTGAACGATAATCTCTCTTCAAGTGTTATTGATACTCCTAACAAAAATGGTAGAGAAAACTTAAAGGAGCAtgaaaagaagatataTGAATACAGCAGTGGATTACACGGAGTGGGTCTCAGTGTAGTTAATGCACTGAGTGAGTTTTTGTTCGTAGATGTTTACAAGGGAGATAAAAGGTATCACATTGAGCTTTCAAAGGGGCACATAACAAAGCCACTGGCCGAGTATCCTTTGAATCAGTCCGAGGATAAATCATTGGCTCCGAACAAAGATACTAATGCTAAAAATGGCATCAATGGAAAGAAATACGGAACGAAGATAAGGTTCCTACCGGATTATCagaatatatttaagaCACACCACCAGCACATTAAAGGTAATTCAGATGCTGGAAATCAATGTCTTGGATGCACAAACGGGTTTCAGTTGGAACTTATTAAAACGCGTGTCAAGGAGCTTTCGTATTTAAACCCGGGGTTGTTTTTTGAATTGGTTGATTATCGCATAAAAGGGGATAAC GGGTATTTCAAGGAAACGTATCATAACAATGGTGGAACGAGGGCGTTTTTGTCGGAACTGACAAAGGATAACACCCCTTTGTACAAGCCGATTCAAATCATAAC GATTAAGGGGAATTACCTGGGTGTCAACTTGGAAGTTTCTTTTAGCTGGTCCATGGAGTCATACACAGCCATGATCAAGGCATACGCTAACAACGTTAGTACGTTGGCTGGCACACACATCGATGGGTTCAAGACCTCGATTACCAGG AGTGTAAACGGTCTGCTTAAGAAATACGGATACTTTAAAGGAAGTATAAAGCCACTCAACGGAGAATTTATAAGAGAAG GCATGACGGCAGTGATATCAGTTAGGTTAAGCGGAGCTGAATTTGATGGTCAGACTAAAACGAAATTAGGAAATGCAATAGTTAAAACGGCAGTAGAAAAG ATTACAAATGAGCAACTGACGAAAATATTggatgaaaataaagaacTGTTGATTGCGATTCACAACAAATCACAGGCAGCCAAGAAGGCATTTGATGCAGCGAAGACGGCAAAGGAGCTAGTGAGACAAAAATCGTCAAGTCTAATTTCGAACATATCAG GAAAGCTGACTGAGTGCAGTAGCAACGATATTGAGAACAACGAGCTGTTCATAGTCGAGGGAGAAAGCGCAGCTGGAAACGCGAAGCAGGCCAGAAACAGGCAGTTTCAGGCAGTGTTACCGCTGAAGGGGAAGATACTAAACATTGAGAAGATAACGGACAACAACAAGGTGTTGGAAAATCAGCAAATCCAA CTTCTGCTGGACACAATTGGCATCACAGTCAATCCAATAACGTGGAGGGAGAAGCCGTCGGTAA TAAGCGCACCAGTTCACAGCAACTCGCTATTAGGCATGAAGAGGCTCAGATACGGGAAGATCATCTTGTTGACCGACGCAGACGTTGACGGGTCGCACCTAAAGTCGCTTCTCCTGTGCCTGCTATACCGACTCTGTCCGAGTCTGTACCTGGAGGGGAGAGTGTATGTCGCAGCTCCGCCCCTGTATCGAATAACtaacctgaagaacaagaagTACATATACTCCTGGTCGCCCGAGCACCTGCTGCAAGTGATCGATCAACTCAACGCCAACAGTGACCCTGACGGTTTCGACGACAAGTCTCCGAAAGAGGTTGAGTTGAAGGACGAGTTGAGGTCGACTGACGTTGTCCAGATTGATGCCGTTAATCCTAACTTTGAGGGCAGTCTGAACCCCAACGCTGGCGACAGCGATCACGACTTTAATAGGAGGCTCAGCAGGAGGAACAAGCGGTACGTCATTCAGCGGTTCAAGGGGCTCGGCGAGATGATGGCGAGGCAGCTGTGGGAGACCACCATGGACCCGAAGACCCGCATTTTGAAACGGATCGTAGTCAGCCACCAGTACGAAATCTCCGCAATAATAAAGATGCTGATGGGATCCGACGTGGAGTCCAGAAAGCAGTACATCTTCAACAACGCCGACGCCTTTCAACTCCACGACTTGGATATATAA
- a CDS encoding putative ribosomal protein L23 has translation MSVHRTGAFLERNRLALRVPINLTKFEIREYLRKLYDAKVIKVNTLIKIPRIKRDFTSKTPKYYRNGPMYKKAIVTLEHQVPDEVKMIGMDFELGKNPAITKKNVHYGKKKDFSYLKNRKNDPYIGEYKDSWKLPIPNFLAEDDWEMNPEINANDDYMRMKPDPTEPHTHGGSYTFNRKPDTVPNQNNYMMDLTPWRRKISKISGSKDELDSEEARPTPWNYPAPH, from the exons ATGTCTGTTCACAGGACTGGAGCCTTTCTGGAGCGCAACAGGCTTGCCTTGAGGGTTCCGATTAACCTCACTAAATTCGAGATTCGGGAGTACCTCAGGAAGCTATATGACGCCAAGGTCATAAAGGTCAACACATTGATCAAAATCCCTAGAATTAAGAGGGATTTTACCAGCAAAACGCCCAAATATTATAGAAATGGGCCTATGTACAAGAAGGCAATTGTAACCTTGGAACACCAAGTCCCTGATGAGGTGAAAATGATAGGCATGGATTTCGAATTGGGGAAGAATCCTGCTATTACTAAAAAGAATGTGCACTATGGAAAGAAAAAGGATTTCAGCTATCTAAAAAACAGGAAAAACGACCCTTATATAGGGGAGTATAAAGATTCATGGAAGTTGCCCATACCTAACTTCTTGGCAG AAGACGACTGGGAGATGAACCCAGAGATAAACGCAAACGACGATTACATGAGGATGAAGCCGGATCCGACCGAACCACATACACACGGAGgatcttacacatttaacagGAAACCGGATACGGTGCCTaatcaaaataattatatg ATGGATTTGACGCcctggaggaggaagatTAGTAAAATTTCCGGGTCTAAGGACGAATTGGACTCTGAAGAAGCACGGCCGACTCCATGGAACTATCCGGCCCCTCACTAG